In one Steroidobacteraceae bacterium genomic region, the following are encoded:
- a CDS encoding aminotransferase class III-fold pyridoxal phosphate-dependent enzyme, giving the protein MTNPYAKSFWHPMIHPAEARAREPIHITQGDGVYVRDDHGKTLLDGVAGLWCVNVGHNRTEVKDAIKQQLDTLEYFQLFDGVSHPRVVEMAELVLDFTAEERMRRVVFNSGGSDAIETALKLARQYHRLAGQPERTKFIALKQGYHGTHFGGASVNGNSVFRRNYEPLLPGCFHVDSPWLYRNPWTDDPVRLGEICAEQLDREIQFQVPDTVAAFIAEPVQGAGGVIVPPPNYWPLVREVCDKHGVLLIADEVVTGFGRSGSMFGARGWGVKPDIMCFAKGISSGYIPLGATVVNDRIERAFEDNQTFDGAIMHGYTYAGHPVACAAGIAALGIVRRENLPDNARVQGEYLLGALKSLEKSRSVGDVRGKGLMIGIDLVVDKKTRQPVDPQDPLAARLAAVARREGVLVRPVGTKIIISPPLVFQREHCDQMIAALNTAFKEIDK; this is encoded by the coding sequence ATGACCAACCCATACGCGAAGTCGTTCTGGCACCCGATGATCCACCCGGCGGAGGCGCGCGCCCGCGAGCCGATCCACATCACCCAGGGTGATGGCGTCTACGTACGTGATGATCATGGCAAGACGCTGCTCGATGGTGTCGCGGGACTGTGGTGCGTCAATGTCGGCCACAACCGCACCGAAGTGAAGGACGCCATCAAGCAACAGCTCGATACGCTCGAGTACTTCCAGCTGTTCGACGGCGTCTCCCACCCGCGGGTCGTTGAGATGGCGGAGCTGGTACTCGATTTCACTGCCGAAGAACGTATGCGCCGGGTGGTGTTCAACTCCGGCGGATCCGATGCAATCGAAACCGCGCTCAAATTGGCGCGCCAGTACCATCGCCTTGCAGGCCAGCCGGAACGAACCAAGTTCATCGCCCTGAAGCAGGGCTATCACGGCACCCACTTCGGCGGCGCATCGGTCAATGGCAATTCCGTATTCCGCCGCAACTACGAACCGCTGTTGCCGGGCTGCTTCCACGTCGACTCGCCATGGCTTTATCGCAACCCATGGACCGACGACCCGGTCAGGCTCGGCGAGATCTGTGCCGAACAGCTCGATCGTGAAATCCAGTTCCAGGTTCCCGACACCGTCGCTGCCTTCATTGCCGAACCTGTGCAAGGTGCGGGCGGCGTCATCGTGCCGCCGCCGAATTACTGGCCGCTGGTACGTGAGGTCTGCGACAAGCACGGCGTATTGCTCATCGCGGACGAAGTCGTCACCGGCTTTGGGCGTTCGGGCTCGATGTTTGGCGCGCGCGGCTGGGGCGTCAAGCCCGACATCATGTGTTTCGCCAAGGGAATTTCCTCGGGCTACATTCCCTTGGGCGCCACCGTCGTCAACGACAGGATCGAACGCGCCTTCGAGGATAACCAGACCTTCGATGGCGCCATCATGCACGGTTATACCTACGCGGGCCATCCGGTCGCCTGCGCGGCCGGCATCGCCGCGCTAGGCATCGTGCGCCGCGAGAATTTGCCGGACAATGCCCGCGTGCAGGGCGAGTACCTGCTGGGTGCGCTCAAGTCATTGGAAAAGTCCAGGTCCGTCGGCGATGTTCGCGGCAAGGGCCTGATGATCGGTATCGACCTGGTGGTCGACAAGAAGACCCGCCAGCCAGTTGATCCGCAGGATCCGCTTGCCGCCAGGCTGGCTGCGGTTGCGCGGCGCGAAGGTGTGCTGGTGAGACCCGTGGGCACCAAGATCATCATCTCGCCGCCTCTGGTGTTCCAGCGCGAACATTGCGACCAGATGATTGCAGCGCTCAACACGGCATTCAAAGAAATCGACAAGTAG
- the paaA gene encoding 1,2-phenylacetyl-CoA epoxidase subunit PaaA, with translation MYTQGLDQAGSGQGGTAEPAELEARFQARIDAEEKIEPKDWMPAAYRQTLIRQISQHAHSEIVGMLPEGNWITRAPTLLRKCILTAKVQDEGGHGAYLYSAAETLGVSRDELIEQLLDGSAKYSSIFNYPTPTWADIGAIGWLVDGAAIMNQIPLCRCSYGPYARAMIRICKEESFHQRQGYEIMLRLARGTAEQKHMAQGALNRWWWPSLMMFGPSDADSQHTAQSVRWKIKRFTNDELRQKFVDFTVPQAKFLGLSVPDPDLQWNEAAKCYRFGAIDWAEFKQVLKGFGPCNAERMAAQRAKHEQGRWVREAASAFSAKQRERAAARAA, from the coding sequence ATGTATACCCAGGGTTTGGACCAGGCCGGATCGGGGCAGGGCGGCACAGCCGAGCCTGCAGAGCTCGAAGCCCGCTTCCAGGCGCGTATCGACGCCGAGGAGAAGATCGAACCCAAGGACTGGATGCCGGCCGCCTACCGGCAGACCCTGATCCGGCAGATTTCCCAGCACGCACATTCGGAAATCGTCGGCATGCTGCCCGAGGGCAACTGGATAACCCGCGCACCCACTCTCTTGCGCAAGTGCATCCTCACCGCCAAGGTTCAGGACGAAGGCGGGCATGGCGCCTACCTCTACAGCGCGGCGGAGACCCTGGGAGTGTCCAGGGATGAGCTCATCGAACAGCTGCTGGACGGCAGCGCCAAGTACTCGAGCATCTTCAACTACCCGACGCCGACCTGGGCTGACATTGGCGCGATCGGCTGGTTGGTGGACGGTGCGGCGATCATGAACCAGATTCCATTGTGTCGTTGCTCCTACGGACCCTATGCGCGCGCCATGATCCGCATCTGCAAGGAGGAGAGTTTTCACCAGCGGCAGGGCTATGAAATCATGCTTCGGCTCGCTCGCGGCACTGCCGAACAGAAACACATGGCGCAGGGTGCGCTCAATCGCTGGTGGTGGCCATCGTTGATGATGTTCGGTCCTTCCGATGCCGACTCGCAACACACGGCGCAGTCAGTGCGCTGGAAGATAAAGCGATTCACCAACGATGAACTTCGTCAGAAGTTCGTCGACTTCACCGTGCCGCAGGCAAAGTTCCTTGGCCTGTCCGTGCCCGATCCCGATCTGCAATGGAACGAGGCGGCGAAATGCTACCGCTTCGGCGCGATCGACTGGGCAGAGTTCAAGCAGGTGCTCAAGGGCTTCGGGCCATGCAACGCCGAGCGAATGGCGGCGCAACGCGCCAAACATGAACAGGGCCGCTGGGTTCGCGAGGCGGCCAGCGCCTTTTCAGCCAAACAGCGCGAACGCGCCGCCGCGCGCGCGGCGTGA
- the paaB gene encoding 1,2-phenylacetyl-CoA epoxidase subunit PaaB gives MAKQDWPLYEIFIRARGGLDHKHVGSVHATDPQMAIEHARDVYTRRLEGVSVWVVPSAQITASDPAEADALFEPARDKIYRHPTFYQIPDEVETL, from the coding sequence GTGGCAAAACAGGACTGGCCTCTTTACGAAATATTCATCAGGGCCCGCGGTGGTCTCGATCACAAGCATGTCGGCAGCGTGCATGCCACCGATCCGCAGATGGCGATCGAGCATGCGCGCGATGTGTATACGCGGCGCCTCGAAGGAGTCAGCGTCTGGGTGGTTCCGTCTGCGCAGATCACCGCATCCGATCCCGCCGAAGCCGACGCATTGTTCGAGCCGGCGCGTGACAAGATCTATCGGCACCCGACTTTCTACCAGATCCCGGACGAGGTCGAAACACTTTGA
- a CDS encoding AraC family transcriptional regulator ligand-binding domain-containing protein, with translation MPASSLAAPVPTIELSVVRSLCDALQSHSPMVNKGLEKFAIPHPAQMPARGVSVQRVPMKNYLAWFDWLAQELRQPLLGLELSQRVGAEMMGAVGYLFLSAVNLQVALRNLARYTSAIQDASVHDVDIVDDHLQFTYRIADQQLEPRRQDVEFSIGFVWRLVQLFSSRSCPLARVDFEQEKPALGVAAYGRIFEAPVLFGQPANRLYIHRNALRTPSRRLDPHLFPILEAHVREHAAKYGHADSFTWQVRSCLSEDKMQGGARAPDIARQLGLSESTLQRRLRNERTSFKRLQDEAAKDLAGRWIRQPSISIATIARRLGYAESACLTRAFRRWFGMTPRRYRRFVLRSTLEAPEQGRVGGWQASV, from the coding sequence ATGCCAGCCAGCAGCCTCGCGGCCCCCGTCCCGACGATCGAACTCTCGGTGGTGAGATCCCTGTGCGATGCCCTGCAGTCGCACTCGCCCATGGTGAACAAAGGGCTGGAGAAATTCGCCATACCGCATCCAGCACAGATGCCGGCGCGCGGCGTGAGCGTGCAACGCGTACCGATGAAGAATTATCTCGCCTGGTTCGATTGGCTGGCGCAGGAGCTGCGCCAGCCATTGCTCGGACTGGAGTTGTCGCAACGGGTGGGCGCGGAAATGATGGGTGCAGTGGGCTACCTGTTTCTCAGTGCCGTCAATCTGCAGGTTGCCCTGCGCAATCTCGCGCGTTACACCAGCGCGATCCAGGACGCCTCGGTGCATGACGTCGACATCGTCGATGATCATCTGCAATTTACGTATCGAATTGCCGACCAGCAGCTCGAACCCCGTCGCCAGGACGTCGAGTTCTCGATCGGTTTTGTGTGGCGTCTGGTGCAGTTGTTCTCTTCACGGAGCTGTCCGTTGGCGCGCGTCGACTTCGAGCAGGAAAAGCCTGCGCTCGGGGTTGCTGCCTATGGACGCATTTTCGAGGCGCCTGTCCTGTTCGGGCAACCTGCCAATCGCCTCTATATCCACCGCAACGCTTTGCGTACCCCGTCCCGCCGCCTCGATCCGCACCTGTTTCCGATTCTCGAAGCGCACGTACGCGAACATGCGGCGAAGTATGGCCATGCGGACAGTTTCACGTGGCAGGTGCGCAGCTGCCTCTCCGAAGACAAGATGCAAGGCGGCGCGCGCGCGCCGGACATCGCGCGCCAGCTGGGGCTGTCGGAATCCACCCTGCAAAGGCGATTGCGCAACGAGCGGACCAGCTTCAAACGACTGCAGGACGAGGCCGCGAAGGATCTTGCCGGCCGCTGGATACGCCAGCCAAGCATCAGTATCGCGACCATCGCTCGCCGTTTGGGTTACGCCGAGTCCGCTTGCCTGACGCGGGCCTTCAGGCGATGGTTTGGCATGACGCCCCGTCGATACCGACGGTTCGTGTTGCGCTCAACGCTGGAAGCGCCGGAACAGGGCAGGGTCGGCGGGTGGCAAGCTTCCGTCTAG
- a CDS encoding MFS transporter, which produces MAQAPSKIAAPPIDLNSRRTLAAILYLSVIGPCVFILQPGFVQGLVEQLGMTEQQAGYVASAEMWGIAVTTLALIFAAHHYSWRRLIGAFAVLSGVGNLLCIGQSDLQVLMLLRFIVGIGSGGIISLTFSLAGLTANPDRNFGYIIVWVLTYGALGLVVMPTAYAHIGMAGVLVFFGLFCLSGLWFVGALPHSGLEHADTSGHYEYAKWLSHATLIAILIYNVAVGIIWAYLFLVGTNAGMPEQQVANVLMVSQIAGIAGAFVVVVFEKRFGRLLPLAVGVLGSAASAYLLVGQIGAREYWLGVCGFNLLWNLSMPYMLATAGDFDAKKHTVVFAIAMQMLGLAVGPMIAARLLGEANYDAVNRTAAIVFVLSAFVMLPGVLAQRRAHGHSQ; this is translated from the coding sequence ATGGCCCAAGCGCCGAGCAAAATTGCGGCACCGCCGATCGATCTGAACAGCCGCCGAACACTGGCGGCCATCCTCTACCTGTCGGTCATCGGCCCTTGTGTATTCATTTTGCAGCCGGGATTCGTCCAGGGACTGGTCGAACAACTCGGCATGACCGAACAACAGGCCGGGTATGTCGCCTCCGCGGAGATGTGGGGCATCGCCGTGACGACCCTGGCGCTCATATTTGCCGCACACCACTACTCCTGGCGCCGGTTGATTGGCGCGTTCGCCGTGCTGTCCGGCGTCGGCAACCTCCTGTGCATCGGGCAGAGCGACCTGCAGGTCCTGATGTTGTTGCGATTCATCGTCGGCATCGGCTCGGGCGGCATTATTTCGCTCACCTTTTCGCTCGCGGGACTCACCGCGAATCCCGACCGGAATTTCGGTTACATCATCGTCTGGGTACTGACCTATGGCGCGCTGGGTCTGGTCGTCATGCCGACCGCCTATGCACATATAGGCATGGCCGGAGTCCTCGTTTTCTTCGGTCTTTTCTGCCTCTCGGGCCTGTGGTTCGTGGGCGCCCTGCCGCACTCCGGCCTCGAACATGCTGACACGTCAGGCCACTACGAATATGCGAAATGGCTCAGCCATGCAACGCTCATCGCCATCCTGATCTACAACGTCGCGGTCGGCATCATCTGGGCCTACTTGTTCCTGGTTGGCACCAACGCCGGGATGCCAGAGCAGCAGGTCGCCAACGTATTGATGGTGTCGCAGATCGCGGGAATCGCGGGCGCATTCGTGGTCGTCGTGTTCGAGAAGCGATTCGGCCGGTTGCTGCCGCTCGCCGTCGGCGTGCTGGGCAGCGCCGCAAGCGCCTATCTGCTGGTGGGTCAGATCGGCGCCCGGGAATACTGGCTTGGGGTCTGCGGCTTCAACCTGCTTTGGAACCTGAGCATGCCCTATATGCTCGCCACCGCCGGCGACTTCGATGCGAAGAAACACACCGTCGTATTCGCCATCGCAATGCAAATGCTGGGTCTCGCGGTGGGCCCGATGATCGCAGCGCGCCTGCTCGGCGAGGCGAACTACGACGCGGTCAACAGGACCGCCGCCATCGTTTTTGTTCTTTCTGCGTTCGTGATGCTGCCAGGTGTGCTGGCACAGCGGCGCGCACATGGCCATTCACAGTAG
- the paaX gene encoding phenylacetic acid degradation operon negative regulatory protein PaaX gives MTTTVESTTRSLVRNFGRQRPLRAGSLLVTIFGDSIAPRGGVITLRSLIELAAPFGLTERLVRTSVSRLADDGWLTSRRRGRLSEYRLARTGADRFARATSRIYAAPRRQWDGRLTVAIAHRERRGVNAQLAQSLSWEGFAQIARGVLVSAAHDASATRQIIARAGLAGDVHVLTACDERSQELAQIVRSGWNLDELAARYRSFLKRFAPLARTVAHERSVDPRCAFVLRTLLIHEFRKVELRDPLLPAALLPDDWAGHDAYALCRRVYRWALAPAERFLSATACRLDGSLPPADPALFRRFQR, from the coding sequence ATGACAACCACCGTCGAGTCGACGACCCGCAGCCTGGTGAGGAATTTCGGCCGGCAGCGGCCCCTGCGCGCCGGCTCGCTGTTGGTCACGATTTTTGGTGACAGCATTGCGCCGCGCGGCGGCGTCATCACGCTTCGAAGCCTGATCGAACTGGCGGCGCCTTTTGGCCTTACCGAGCGCCTGGTGCGCACCTCGGTGAGCCGCCTGGCGGACGACGGCTGGCTCACAAGCCGGCGCCGCGGCCGCCTCAGCGAATATCGCCTGGCCCGCACCGGAGCGGACCGGTTCGCCCGCGCGACCTCGCGCATCTACGCAGCACCGCGTCGACAATGGGACGGCCGCTTGACGGTCGCCATCGCGCACCGCGAACGCCGCGGCGTCAATGCGCAACTGGCGCAATCCCTGTCGTGGGAAGGATTCGCCCAGATCGCGCGCGGCGTGCTCGTGAGCGCGGCGCACGATGCATCAGCAACCCGCCAGATCATCGCGAGGGCCGGCCTTGCGGGCGATGTGCATGTCCTGACGGCATGCGACGAGCGCTCGCAGGAACTCGCGCAAATCGTTCGCAGTGGCTGGAACCTCGACGAACTGGCCGCGCGTTATCGCAGTTTTCTGAAGCGCTTTGCACCGCTTGCACGCACCGTCGCGCATGAGCGGTCCGTCGACCCGCGCTGTGCATTCGTGCTGCGCACCTTGTTGATACACGAATTTCGCAAAGTCGAATTGCGCGATCCGCTCCTGCCCGCTGCTCTCCTGCCCGACGATTGGGCCGGACACGATGCCTACGCGCTGTGCCGGCGAGTCTATCGGTGGGCACTTGCTCCCGCGGAACGATTTCTGTCTGCGACCGCGTGCCGCCTAGACGGAAGCTTGCCACCCGCCGACCCTGCCCTGTTCCGGCGCTTCCAGCGTTGA
- a CDS encoding TonB-dependent receptor — translation MKNARIWWRCSLALAAASLVANSALAQTLEEVVVTAQKRAESQQDVPIAIDAFTGEQLSRLGVHSAQQILSLVPNAMVVDQGGGKQNFFVRGVGTADFHLNVVGAVGVFLDDAALNSPFAVSFATFDMERVELLRGPQNTLFGKNTTGGAVNYISHKPNVADGLNGYLQAGFGRYSQVDLEGAVGFPLGERAAVRLAAVSNTRDGVFHNVTLGQDVGEIDRQAARIQLLVDATENFTLLANIHGGQSGGDPQPFKGVGFLDPTDQTLPCAVPLDQIIPQNNPNCANGAGFVYPNEKWENVYGNLKHRQDLDTHGAGLNMEWRLASMTITSTTTWETLKVDYNEDADASPTTIFQFYQGGDYDQWSQELRAASTSEASPRWIAGLYYYSEDASYTTAVRRTPDPLAPSGPDQFNVTPNTMVDQEDRSFSAFGQLEFDLQDDLTLTTGFRWTNETKKGQNAVSVRCVGPNGGPPFCPSLPDSAFLSRSLLLSLPVLAEPPVETLDGDWSEWGARVALDYKVSDSAMLYASVSRGFKGGGFSIAALQALLGLAAQDVEPEILWAYEFGIKSDWADETVRLNAAMFYYDWKGLQSFQPLIVPGTGTAVPQLLNVPKSSLQGFEAELTWLPSPGWYLQAGIGLNDSRIEDAGLIAGISAGNKLPNVPDVTFTGMVRREIPMASGTLALQANIRYQGDVTYDLANARNLSQDAYWTASARGSYRFGERQQFEVGVWGENLTGEKYCNGMTSLAGLSESNLCVAALSEPTYGINATIRF, via the coding sequence GTGAAAAACGCACGAATCTGGTGGCGATGCAGCTTGGCACTGGCCGCGGCCTCGCTGGTCGCGAACTCGGCGCTGGCGCAAACGCTGGAAGAAGTAGTCGTTACCGCGCAAAAGCGCGCGGAATCGCAGCAGGATGTACCCATTGCGATCGATGCCTTCACGGGCGAGCAGCTGTCGCGCCTGGGCGTTCACTCAGCACAACAGATCCTCTCGCTCGTACCAAACGCAATGGTTGTCGATCAGGGTGGTGGTAAGCAGAATTTCTTCGTTCGCGGCGTCGGCACAGCTGATTTTCATCTCAATGTCGTGGGTGCAGTCGGGGTCTTCCTCGATGATGCCGCGCTCAACTCGCCCTTTGCCGTCTCGTTCGCCACTTTCGACATGGAGCGTGTCGAATTGCTGCGTGGACCGCAAAACACCTTGTTCGGCAAGAACACGACCGGAGGTGCCGTCAATTACATAAGCCACAAACCGAATGTCGCCGATGGCCTCAACGGCTATCTGCAAGCCGGGTTCGGCCGCTACTCCCAGGTCGACCTCGAGGGTGCTGTCGGTTTCCCGCTGGGCGAGCGCGCCGCCGTGCGCTTGGCCGCGGTCAGCAATACACGCGACGGCGTGTTTCACAACGTCACGCTCGGGCAGGATGTCGGCGAGATTGATCGCCAGGCGGCGCGGATCCAACTGCTGGTAGATGCGACCGAGAACTTCACCTTGCTTGCCAATATCCATGGCGGCCAGTCGGGCGGCGATCCGCAGCCATTCAAGGGAGTCGGATTTCTCGACCCGACCGATCAGACACTGCCCTGCGCCGTACCGCTCGATCAAATCATTCCGCAGAATAATCCGAACTGCGCCAACGGTGCCGGATTCGTCTACCCGAACGAGAAATGGGAAAACGTCTATGGCAACCTCAAGCACCGCCAGGATCTCGATACGCACGGCGCGGGCCTCAACATGGAGTGGCGCCTGGCCTCGATGACGATCACGTCGACGACGACCTGGGAGACCCTCAAGGTCGACTACAACGAGGATGCCGATGCCTCGCCGACGACGATCTTCCAGTTCTACCAGGGCGGCGACTACGATCAGTGGTCGCAGGAGCTGCGCGCAGCCTCGACGAGCGAGGCGAGCCCGCGCTGGATTGCAGGTCTTTACTACTACAGCGAGGACGCGAGCTATACGACAGCGGTACGCCGCACGCCAGATCCGCTCGCGCCTTCAGGTCCTGACCAGTTCAACGTAACGCCGAACACCATGGTCGACCAGGAGGACCGTTCCTTCTCGGCCTTTGGCCAGCTGGAATTCGATCTGCAGGATGACCTCACATTGACCACCGGGTTTCGCTGGACCAACGAGACCAAGAAAGGCCAGAACGCTGTTTCGGTGCGCTGCGTGGGTCCAAACGGTGGTCCGCCATTTTGCCCATCGCTCCCGGACAGCGCCTTCCTCAGCCGGAGCCTGCTGTTGAGCCTGCCGGTGCTCGCCGAGCCACCCGTCGAAACACTCGATGGTGACTGGAGCGAATGGGGCGCGCGCGTCGCGCTCGATTACAAGGTCTCGGATTCCGCAATGCTCTATGCCAGTGTTTCGCGTGGCTTCAAGGGTGGCGGTTTCAGCATCGCGGCGCTCCAGGCGCTGCTCGGCCTCGCTGCCCAGGACGTCGAACCGGAAATCCTCTGGGCCTATGAGTTCGGCATCAAATCCGACTGGGCCGATGAGACCGTGCGGCTCAATGCGGCCATGTTCTACTATGATTGGAAGGGCCTGCAGTCGTTTCAGCCTTTGATCGTTCCGGGCACGGGCACGGCAGTACCGCAGCTGCTGAACGTACCCAAATCGAGCCTGCAGGGCTTCGAGGCCGAACTCACCTGGTTGCCAAGCCCCGGTTGGTATCTGCAGGCCGGAATCGGCCTGAATGATTCACGCATCGAAGATGCCGGTCTGATCGCGGGTATATCCGCTGGCAACAAGCTGCCGAATGTTCCGGATGTCACGTTCACCGGCATGGTGCGACGCGAGATTCCCATGGCGTCGGGGACGCTTGCCCTGCAGGCGAATATCCGCTACCAGGGCGATGTGACCTACGACCTCGCCAATGCCCGCAACCTGAGCCAGGATGCCTACTGGACAGCCTCGGCGCGGGGCAGCTATCGCTTTGGCGAGCGGCAGCAATTCGAAGTCGGTGTCTGGGGCGAGAATCTCACCGGAGAGAAATACTGCAATGGCATGACCAGCCTCGCCGGTCTTTCTGAGTCGAATCTTTGCGTGGCGGCGCTTTCGGAGCCGACCTACGGAATCAATGCCACGATTCGCTTTTGA